A genomic region of Janthinobacterium lividum contains the following coding sequences:
- the pstC gene encoding phosphate ABC transporter permease subunit PstC has translation MTDSISHAQMLSTMRKQRFQDFMFHKVTMLFALSVLIVLVGIIISLIMESIPAFKTFGLHFIVSAEWDPVNDQYGALIPIIGTLVTSVIALLIAFPVSFGIALFLTEICPAWLRRPLGTAVELLAGVPSIIYGIWGLFVFAPLFADHVQPILKATLGNVPVIGQLFSGPMMGIGLLTAGLVLAIMIIPFIASVMRDVFEIVPAVLKESAYGLGCTRWEVVRKIVLPYTKTGVVGGVMLGLGRALGETMAVTFVIGNANKLSWSLFAAGNSITSLLANEFGEAQSELHVASLFSLALILFVITFIVLSAAKLMLAGMSRKEGTK, from the coding sequence ATGACCGATTCCATCAGTCACGCGCAAATGCTTTCCACCATGCGCAAGCAGCGCTTCCAGGATTTCATGTTCCACAAGGTGACGATGCTGTTCGCCCTGTCGGTGCTGATCGTCCTGGTCGGCATCATCATTTCGCTGATCATGGAATCGATACCGGCCTTCAAGACCTTCGGCCTGCATTTCATCGTGTCCGCGGAATGGGACCCCGTCAATGACCAGTACGGCGCCCTGATCCCCATCATCGGCACCCTGGTGACCTCGGTTATCGCCTTGCTGATCGCCTTTCCCGTCAGCTTCGGCATTGCTTTGTTCCTCACGGAAATCTGCCCGGCCTGGCTGCGCCGCCCGCTGGGCACGGCTGTCGAATTGCTGGCCGGCGTGCCATCGATCATCTACGGCATCTGGGGCCTGTTCGTGTTTGCGCCCCTGTTTGCTGACCACGTCCAGCCTATCCTGAAAGCCACCCTCGGCAACGTGCCCGTCATCGGCCAGCTGTTCAGCGGCCCCATGATGGGCATCGGCTTGCTGACGGCCGGCCTGGTGCTGGCCATCATGATCATCCCCTTCATCGCTTCCGTGATGCGCGACGTGTTCGAGATCGTCCCTGCCGTGCTGAAGGAATCCGCATACGGCCTGGGCTGCACGCGCTGGGAAGTCGTACGCAAGATCGTCTTGCCATACACCAAGACCGGCGTCGTCGGCGGCGTCATGCTGGGCCTGGGCCGCGCACTGGGCGAGACCATGGCCGTCACCTTCGTCATCGGCAACGCGAATAAACTGTCGTGGTCGCTGTTTGCCGCCGGTAACAGCATCACCTCCTTGCTGGCCAATGAATTCGGCGAAGCGCAATCCGAGCTGCACGTGGCCTCGCTGTTCTCGCTGGCCCTGATCCTGTTTGTCATCACCTTTATCGTCTTATCCGCCGCCAAGCTGATGCTGGCTGGCATGTCCCGCAAGGAAGGCACGAAATGA
- the pstA gene encoding phosphate ABC transporter permease PstA, with protein sequence MSQLSQVSTHEAPVKPAMNPVYRKRLLMHRIGIALSVAAMALGLAVLVWILFTLVIKGFGALSVDLFTQTTPAPGSEGGGLINAIVGSALMVGLATVVSTPIGILAGIYLAEYGEENKLAQVTRFVTDIMLSAPSIVIGLFVYALYVAHVKHFSGYAGAIALSLIAVPVVVRTTDNMLRLVPNSLLEAAFALGAPRWKVATLVRLRAVKAGVITGVLLALARIAGETAPLLFTALNNQFQSFNMNAPMANLPSVIASFAMSPYDNWRSLAWGGALLITFSVLALNILSRTVFSQKVPN encoded by the coding sequence ATGAGCCAGCTCAGCCAAGTTAGCACCCACGAAGCTCCGGTCAAGCCGGCCATGAACCCTGTCTACCGCAAGCGCCTGCTGATGCACCGCATCGGCATCGCCCTGTCGGTGGCCGCCATGGCCCTGGGCCTGGCCGTGCTCGTGTGGATCCTGTTCACCCTGGTGATCAAGGGTTTCGGCGCCTTGTCCGTCGACCTGTTCACGCAAACGACGCCGGCTCCCGGCAGCGAAGGCGGCGGCCTGATCAATGCCATCGTCGGCAGCGCCCTGATGGTGGGCCTGGCCACCGTGGTCAGCACCCCGATCGGCATCCTGGCCGGCATCTACCTGGCCGAATACGGCGAAGAAAACAAGCTGGCGCAAGTGACGCGTTTTGTGACGGACATCATGCTGTCGGCGCCATCGATCGTCATCGGCCTGTTCGTGTATGCGCTGTATGTGGCCCACGTCAAACACTTCTCCGGCTATGCGGGCGCCATCGCGCTGTCCCTGATCGCCGTGCCGGTGGTCGTGCGCACGACGGACAATATGCTGCGTCTGGTGCCGAACAGCCTGCTGGAAGCCGCGTTTGCCCTCGGCGCGCCGCGCTGGAAGGTCGCTACCCTGGTGCGCTTGCGCGCCGTCAAGGCGGGCGTCATCACCGGCGTGCTGCTGGCATTGGCCCGCATCGCCGGCGAAACGGCGCCGCTGCTGTTCACGGCCCTGAATAACCAGTTCCAAAGCTTCAACATGAATGCGCCGATGGCCAACTTGCCGTCCGTCATCGCATCGTTTGCGATGAGCCCGTACGACAACTGGCGTTCGCTGGCATGGGGCGGCGCACTGCTGATCACCTTCAGCGTGCTGGCCTTGAATATCCTGTCGCGCACCGTGTTCAGCCAAAAAGTCCCTAATTAA
- the pstB gene encoding phosphate ABC transporter ATP-binding protein PstB translates to MNPAQDLAPKKKTIEISGLNFFYGKTQSLHNVNLDIHEKKVTAFIGPSGCGKSTLLRTLNRMYDLYPGQRAEGSILYRGRNVLDADQDVNMLRAKVGMVFQKPTPFPMSVYDNIAFGVRLYEDLSKGEMDERVEWALKKAALWGEVKDKLSKSGLSLSGGQQQRLCIARGVAVKPDVLLLDEPTSALDPISTSKVEELISELKQDYTIAIVTHNMQQAARCSDYTAYMYLGELVEFGETDQIFMNPARKETQDYITGRFG, encoded by the coding sequence ATGAATCCAGCCCAAGACCTGGCGCCAAAGAAGAAAACCATCGAGATTTCGGGCCTGAACTTTTTTTACGGCAAAACGCAAAGCTTGCATAACGTCAACCTGGACATCCACGAAAAGAAAGTCACGGCTTTCATCGGCCCGTCCGGTTGCGGCAAGTCGACCCTGCTGCGCACCCTGAACCGCATGTATGACCTGTATCCGGGCCAGCGCGCGGAAGGCTCGATCCTGTACCGCGGCCGCAACGTGCTCGACGCCGACCAGGACGTCAACATGCTGCGCGCCAAGGTCGGCATGGTGTTCCAGAAGCCGACGCCGTTCCCCATGTCCGTGTACGACAACATCGCCTTCGGCGTGCGCCTGTATGAAGACCTGTCGAAGGGCGAGATGGACGAACGCGTCGAGTGGGCCCTGAAAAAGGCCGCGCTGTGGGGCGAAGTCAAGGATAAGCTGAGCAAGAGCGGCCTGTCGCTGTCGGGCGGCCAGCAGCAGCGTTTGTGCATCGCGCGCGGCGTGGCCGTGAAACCGGACGTCTTGCTGCTCGATGAGCCGACCTCGGCGCTGGACCCGATCTCGACCTCGAAAGTGGAAGAGCTGATCAGCGAACTGAAACAGGATTACACGATCGCCATCGTGACGCACAATATGCAGCAGGCGGCGCGCTGCTCCGATTACACGGCCTATATGTACCTGGGCGAGCTGGTGGAATTCGGCGAAACGGACCAGATCTTCATGAATCCGGCCCGCAAGGAAACGCAGGATTACATCACGGGCCGCTTCGGCTGA
- the phoU gene encoding phosphate signaling complex protein PhoU → MIGEHSSKQYDNELEAIRSKVLLMGGIVETQFLDAMTCFRIGNPERADRVMREDDVVNQLEVSLDDACSHLIVRRQPVANDLRTIMATIKVITDLERVGDEATKIARVAKNLHKRGNGVVNHYEMVRGIANTATDMLHDALDAFARNDGKQALQLIAQDAIIDHEFRSIMRNLITFMMEDPRTISAALDTLWVAKAIERIGDHAKNIAEYVIYVVEGKDIRHTKVAAPAISEELPE, encoded by the coding sequence ATGATAGGCGAACATTCATCCAAGCAATACGACAACGAACTCGAAGCGATCCGCTCGAAAGTGCTCCTGATGGGCGGCATCGTTGAAACCCAGTTCCTCGACGCGATGACGTGCTTTCGCATCGGCAACCCGGAACGCGCCGACCGCGTGATGCGCGAAGACGACGTCGTCAATCAGCTGGAAGTGTCGCTGGACGACGCCTGCAGCCACCTGATCGTGCGCCGCCAGCCGGTCGCCAACGACTTGCGCACCATCATGGCCACCATCAAGGTGATTACCGACCTCGAGCGAGTAGGCGACGAAGCGACGAAAATCGCCCGCGTGGCGAAGAATCTGCACAAGCGCGGCAACGGCGTCGTCAACCATTACGAGATGGTGCGCGGCATCGCCAACACGGCCACCGACATGCTGCACGACGCCCTGGACGCATTCGCGCGCAACGATGGCAAGCAGGCTTTACAATTAATTGCACAAGATGCCATCATCGACCATGAGTTTCGGTCTATCATGCGCAACTTGATCACCTTTATGATGGAAGACCCGCGCACGATTTCGGCGGCGCTCGATACCCTGTGGGTGGCCAAGGCCATCGAACGGATCGGCGACCATGCGAAAAACATCGCCGAATACGTGATTTACGTGGTTGAAGGCAAGGACATCCGCCACACCAAGGTGGCTGCTCCCGCCATTTCCGAGGAGCTCCCTGAGTAA
- a CDS encoding response regulator — MASDKTTVLIVEDEPAIVELVTYSLRESGWNCCSVQNVADAWEFIQHRTPHLILLDWMLPDQTGLRLLSRIRADRNFAAIPVIMLTAKSMEEDKLAGLNSGADDYVTKPFSPRELLARAKALLRRKSPEHAQAPMRAGNVALDPVSCTVMMDEQKIDIGHAEYKLLKFLLAHPERVFSRSQLLDKVWGDHVVIEERTVDVHVLRLRKALKEAESLIKTVRSVGYMLSEK; from the coding sequence ATGGCATCTGATAAAACCACGGTATTGATTGTTGAAGATGAGCCGGCCATCGTTGAACTGGTTACCTATTCGCTGCGCGAATCCGGCTGGAATTGCTGTTCTGTACAAAACGTTGCTGATGCCTGGGAATTCATCCAGCACCGCACGCCGCATCTGATCCTGCTGGACTGGATGCTGCCGGACCAGACGGGCTTGCGCCTGCTGTCGCGCATCCGCGCCGACCGCAATTTCGCCGCCATCCCCGTCATCATGCTCACCGCCAAGAGCATGGAAGAAGACAAGCTGGCCGGCTTGAACAGCGGGGCCGACGATTACGTCACCAAGCCGTTCTCGCCGCGCGAGCTGCTGGCCCGTGCCAAGGCGCTGTTGCGACGCAAGAGCCCGGAACACGCGCAGGCGCCCATGCGCGCCGGCAACGTGGCACTGGACCCCGTCAGCTGCACGGTGATGATGGATGAACAGAAGATCGATATCGGCCATGCCGAATACAAGCTGCTGAAATTCCTGCTGGCCCATCCGGAGCGCGTGTTTTCGCGCAGCCAGCTGCTCGACAAGGTGTGGGGCGACCATGTGGTGATCGAGGAACGCACGGTCGATGTCCACGTATTGCGCTTGCGCAAAGCCTTGAAGGAGGCGGAAAGCCTGATCAAGACGGTGCGCAGCGTCGGCTACATGTTGTCTGAAAAGTAA
- the phoR gene encoding phosphate regulon sensor histidine kinase PhoR yields MNPKLLFWVPAALRMVLALLGVAVVWYLFGATYALGIAFVLMAMMVFVQLSYLFQLSNWLDNPQSAKLPDGWGAWTSIFARLYRMRRDDEKNQAELTEWLARFRQAMHLLPDGVVIMDDVLFLEWCNPAAEKHLGLTHERDKGMRVTNLIRSPEFMDYIILGRYDQPLTITFRNRKLIVQIIPFENRRQILVTHDVTETERIEMMRRDFIANASHELRTPLTVIVGFLEIASAELDLDAATRAAHLKLMTEQGHRMQHLIEDMLTLSRLESVDYPLRPEPVDIKKLMQQVLRDAKGLSAGKHEVTMECNGPDVLGSYDELYSAFGNLASNAVRYTPAGGTITLRWQDGPAGPQFIAQDTGIGISQEHISRLTERFYRVDKSRSRETQGTGLGLAIVKHVLLRHGGTLAIQSVADKGSSFIVSMPKSVVTPLQGELLVK; encoded by the coding sequence ATGAATCCGAAATTGCTGTTCTGGGTACCGGCCGCCTTGCGCATGGTGCTGGCGCTGCTGGGCGTAGCCGTCGTCTGGTATCTGTTTGGCGCCACGTATGCGCTGGGCATCGCCTTCGTGCTGATGGCCATGATGGTGTTCGTGCAGCTGTCGTATCTGTTCCAGCTGAGTAATTGGCTGGACAATCCGCAAAGCGCCAAGCTGCCCGACGGCTGGGGCGCCTGGACCAGCATCTTCGCGCGCCTGTACCGCATGCGCCGCGACGACGAGAAAAACCAGGCCGAGCTGACGGAATGGCTGGCGCGTTTCCGCCAGGCCATGCACCTGTTGCCGGACGGCGTCGTCATCATGGATGACGTGCTGTTCCTCGAATGGTGCAACCCGGCCGCCGAGAAGCATCTGGGCCTCACGCACGAGCGCGACAAGGGCATGCGCGTGACTAACCTGATCCGCAGCCCCGAGTTCATGGATTACATCATCCTGGGCCGCTACGACCAGCCGCTGACGATCACTTTCCGCAACCGCAAGCTGATCGTGCAGATCATTCCGTTTGAAAACCGCCGCCAGATCCTCGTCACGCACGATGTGACGGAGACGGAACGCATCGAAATGATGCGCCGCGACTTCATCGCCAACGCCTCGCACGAACTGCGCACGCCGCTGACGGTCATCGTGGGCTTCCTGGAAATCGCTTCCGCCGAGCTGGACCTGGACGCCGCCACGCGCGCCGCCCACCTCAAGCTGATGACGGAGCAGGGCCACCGCATGCAGCATCTGATCGAGGACATGCTGACCCTGTCGCGCCTGGAATCGGTCGATTACCCGCTGCGCCCCGAGCCCGTGGATATCAAAAAGCTCATGCAGCAAGTCTTGCGCGACGCCAAGGGCTTGTCGGCGGGCAAGCATGAAGTGACCATGGAATGCAACGGTCCCGATGTGCTGGGCAGCTACGACGAGCTGTACAGCGCGTTTGGCAACCTGGCTTCGAACGCCGTGCGCTACACGCCGGCCGGCGGCACCATCACCCTGCGCTGGCAGGATGGCCCGGCCGGACCGCAATTCATCGCGCAAGATACGGGCATCGGCATCAGCCAGGAACATATCTCGCGTTTGACGGAACGTTTCTACCGCGTCGACAAGAGCCGTTCGCGCGAAACCCAGGGCACGGGCCTGGGCCTGGCCATCGTCAAGCACGTGCTGCTGCGCCATGGCGGCACCTTGGCCATCCAGTCCGTGGCCGACAAGGGCAGCAGCTTTATCGTCAGCATGCCCAAATCCGTCGTCACGCCGCTGCAGGGCGAGTTGCTGGTCAAGTAG
- the senA gene encoding selenoneine synthase SenA, producing MTLINASFRHAGAQQLAQSLQAARQDTLSLFDCYVTAGLDVVAGLPRHPRLTPPLWQLAHIAWFAEWFILREAASSHPADAIYNSLLTRGDDLFDANMVEHRARWKLELPSSGAVKTYCHEVLDRVLDKLSREANVDSALAPYRLALAHEDLCGEEMLAGLQWMGLEAPESLSASPALPPGAGEIAFPGGTIELGSPRGAGFAFDNESPPYSCYVAPFSIDACAVSNAQFADFVADGGYQNRQFWSAAGSAWLMQQERSSPLYWLREATQWRTMRFGQRTTLPPNEAVRHINLYEAQAYCAWAGRRLATEAEWEYAALSGHPRFHWGQVWEWTATPFEPYPGFAVDAWREYSAPYFMQHQVLRGAAFATPPRLHSARMRAFHAPERGDIFAGLRTCAW from the coding sequence ATGACTTTAATCAACGCCTCTTTTCGCCACGCCGGCGCGCAGCAACTGGCCCAGTCGCTGCAGGCCGCGCGCCAGGATACTCTTTCCCTGTTCGATTGTTACGTCACGGCCGGACTGGACGTGGTGGCCGGCCTGCCCCGGCATCCGCGCCTCACGCCACCCTTGTGGCAACTTGCGCACATCGCCTGGTTTGCCGAGTGGTTCATCCTGCGCGAAGCCGCTTCCAGCCATCCGGCCGACGCCATTTATAACTCCCTGCTGACGCGCGGCGACGACTTGTTCGACGCCAACATGGTGGAGCATCGCGCGCGCTGGAAGCTGGAACTGCCCAGCTCGGGCGCCGTGAAAACGTATTGCCACGAGGTGCTCGACAGGGTTTTGGATAAACTCTCGCGCGAAGCCAATGTCGACAGCGCCCTGGCGCCGTACCGGCTGGCGCTGGCGCATGAAGACTTGTGCGGCGAGGAAATGCTGGCCGGCTTGCAATGGATGGGCCTGGAAGCACCGGAATCCCTGTCGGCCAGCCCGGCCTTGCCGCCAGGGGCGGGCGAGATCGCTTTTCCAGGCGGCACCATTGAACTGGGCTCGCCGCGCGGCGCCGGGTTTGCCTTCGACAATGAATCGCCGCCCTACAGTTGCTACGTGGCGCCGTTTTCCATCGATGCCTGCGCCGTATCCAACGCCCAGTTTGCCGATTTTGTCGCCGATGGCGGCTACCAGAACCGCCAGTTCTGGAGCGCGGCCGGCAGTGCCTGGCTGATGCAGCAGGAACGCTCGTCGCCCCTGTACTGGCTGCGCGAAGCAACGCAGTGGCGCACCATGCGTTTCGGCCAGCGCACGACCTTGCCGCCGAACGAAGCCGTGCGCCACATCAACCTGTATGAGGCGCAGGCGTATTGCGCCTGGGCGGGGCGCCGCCTGGCGACCGAGGCGGAATGGGAGTATGCTGCGCTGTCCGGCCATCCGCGTTTCCATTGGGGCCAGGTGTGGGAGTGGACGGCGACGCCGTTCGAGCCGTATCCGGGCTTTGCGGTGGATGCCTGGCGCGAATATTCCGCGCCATATTTCATGCAGCACCAGGTGCTGCGCGGCGCCGCCTTCGCCACGCCGCCGCGGCTGCATTCGGCCCGCATGCGCGCCTTCCACGCGCCCGAACGGGGCGACATCTTTGCCGGCCTGCGCACCTGCGCCTGGTAG
- a CDS encoding UvrD-helicase domain-containing protein, which yields MSTDNAPQFIPKRITPTPEQVAIQTAQKKVVLIDANAGAAKTTTLALRLAEALHRGRAPERMLALVFTEAARVALRQRLLEVGVPLGVVKRLTVDTFDAFAAKVLRQLENMQVASMRSDEELRPVAWEALEVVSEKYAHRYPLEINTTNGAIAEFLKLQLRTKARLDFQNPDFESNSLDDNLEMLGMSRTHYLWLREYEGLRGADTGDIQFRAPFDATYDLVRMLDGDEPLRQQLPAFQIIVADELHDLNEASFRLLTMLIRRGNAFFCGAGDKDQVIYTWSGADHRFLRQRFEQEFPTLQRLPLTASYRYGPQLAHAVGVLKNKASVSALSRATHIEVLQYEHAQPQACSAQLIAALEHAHAGTTAILLRDRDQAIRVETALFQSGIAYGLVDMNSYLLSLEVLMLRGMVAIARKDLHTIKSGPRRGEILEALVAFAEIPFTRGELQQAKADVANYPDLLEGFLTNQLAKSHNQDKAALTLAAVDYLRALPPDALAGDALQHIFGLMQLEQTARRIYVDPAQARVVARSLHGFIAVCREAGVALGGFAGWLGEMEEAVTVSTGKAKLVIACIDQIKGLEYNHVILPYLAVDEFPRSKTDPLEEENRFYVAATRARDRLTLLTPEDPAYQSRYIAALQLKQKIVAPKS from the coding sequence TTGAGTACAGATAACGCCCCGCAGTTCATTCCCAAACGCATCACGCCCACGCCGGAACAGGTCGCCATCCAGACGGCGCAAAAGAAAGTGGTGCTGATCGACGCCAATGCTGGCGCGGCCAAGACGACGACCCTGGCCCTGCGGCTGGCCGAAGCGCTGCACCGGGGCCGCGCGCCCGAGCGCATGCTGGCCCTCGTGTTTACGGAGGCGGCGCGCGTGGCCCTGCGCCAGCGCCTGCTGGAAGTGGGTGTGCCGCTGGGCGTCGTCAAGCGCCTGACCGTCGACACTTTCGATGCCTTTGCCGCCAAGGTGCTGCGGCAGCTGGAAAACATGCAGGTGGCATCCATGCGCAGCGATGAAGAGTTGCGCCCGGTAGCCTGGGAAGCGCTGGAAGTGGTATCGGAGAAATACGCCCACCGCTACCCGCTGGAAATCAATACGACGAACGGGGCGATCGCCGAATTCTTGAAATTGCAGCTGCGCACCAAGGCGCGCCTGGATTTTCAAAATCCTGACTTCGAGAGCAATTCCCTGGACGACAATCTGGAAATGCTGGGCATGTCGCGCACGCATTATCTGTGGCTGCGCGAATACGAAGGCTTGCGCGGCGCCGACACGGGCGACATCCAGTTCCGCGCGCCCTTCGACGCCACCTACGACCTGGTGCGCATGCTCGACGGCGACGAGCCGCTGCGCCAGCAATTGCCGGCCTTCCAGATCATCGTGGCCGATGAATTGCACGATTTGAACGAAGCGTCGTTCCGCCTGCTGACCATGCTGATACGCCGCGGTAACGCGTTTTTCTGCGGCGCCGGCGACAAGGATCAAGTCATCTATACGTGGTCGGGCGCCGACCACCGCTTCCTGCGCCAGCGCTTCGAGCAGGAATTCCCCACCTTGCAGCGCCTGCCGTTGACGGCGTCCTACCGCTACGGCCCGCAATTGGCACACGCCGTGGGCGTGCTGAAAAACAAGGCCAGCGTGTCGGCCCTGTCGCGCGCCACGCACATCGAAGTGCTGCAATACGAGCATGCGCAGCCGCAGGCCTGCAGTGCCCAGCTGATCGCCGCGCTCGAACACGCGCATGCGGGCACGACGGCCATTTTGCTGCGCGACCGCGACCAGGCCATCCGCGTGGAAACGGCACTGTTCCAGAGCGGCATCGCGTATGGCCTGGTGGACATGAACAGCTATCTGCTGAGCCTGGAAGTGCTGATGCTGCGCGGCATGGTCGCCATCGCCCGCAAGGATTTACATACGATCAAGAGCGGCCCGCGCCGCGGCGAAATCCTCGAAGCGCTGGTGGCGTTCGCGGAAATCCCGTTTACACGCGGTGAGCTCCAGCAAGCCAAGGCCGATGTGGCCAACTATCCCGACTTGCTGGAAGGCTTCTTGACGAACCAGCTGGCCAAGTCGCACAACCAGGACAAGGCGGCGTTGACTCTGGCCGCTGTCGATTACCTGCGCGCGCTGCCCCCCGACGCCTTGGCGGGCGACGCCCTGCAGCACATCTTTGGCCTGATGCAGCTGGAACAGACGGCGCGCCGCATCTATGTCGACCCGGCCCAGGCGCGGGTCGTCGCCCGTTCCCTGCACGGTTTTATTGCCGTGTGCCGCGAAGCGGGCGTGGCGCTGGGCGGCTTTGCCGGCTGGCTGGGCGAGATGGAAGAAGCCGTGACGGTCTCGACCGGCAAGGCCAAACTCGTCATCGCCTGCATCGACCAGATCAAGGGCCTCGAATACAACCACGTCATCTTGCCCTACCTGGCCGTCGATGAATTCCCGCGCAGCAAGACCGACCCGCTGGAAGAGGAAAACCGCTTCTATGTGGCCGCCACCCGCGCGCGCGACAGGCTCACCCTGCTGACGCCGGAAGACCCCGCCTATCAGAGCCGCTACATCGCCGCCTTGCAGCTCAAGCAGAAGATTGTTGCGCCGAAGTCATAG
- a CDS encoding NAD-dependent epimerase/dehydratase family protein, which translates to MKVFLTGAAGFIGSSIAAGLVRAGHQVTGLVRKPEQVAELASIGVHGIVGTLNDRALLIEQAKAADAVINAASSDHRAAVEAILEALAGTNKVFLHTSGSSIVGDASGGEGTEQIYYEDKLPAPTADKAARVAIDDLILASASQGVRASVLCNTLIYGHGALPRDSVQLPRLLKQARKSGIVRHVGPGRNIWSNVHIDDVVSLYLLALEKSPAGTFYFVESGEAAFHDMTAAIAEALDLGPAQDWPLPEAIAEWGYEMASYGLGSNSRVRGERARKLLGWQPQGPSVLAWIGNDMLHPPHAIAV; encoded by the coding sequence ATGAAAGTGTTTTTGACAGGCGCAGCGGGTTTTATCGGCAGTTCCATCGCGGCGGGCCTCGTGCGCGCCGGCCATCAGGTGACGGGCCTCGTGCGCAAACCCGAGCAGGTGGCCGAGCTGGCCAGCATCGGCGTGCACGGTATCGTCGGCACCTTGAACGATCGCGCATTGCTCATCGAGCAGGCGAAGGCAGCCGATGCCGTCATCAATGCGGCCAGCAGCGACCACCGCGCCGCCGTCGAAGCGATCCTCGAAGCGCTGGCCGGCACGAACAAAGTGTTCCTGCATACAAGCGGCTCGTCCATCGTGGGCGACGCGTCGGGCGGCGAGGGCACGGAACAGATCTATTACGAAGACAAGCTGCCGGCGCCGACGGCAGACAAGGCGGCCCGTGTCGCCATCGATGACCTGATATTGGCCAGCGCAAGCCAGGGCGTGCGCGCCAGCGTGTTGTGCAATACCCTGATCTACGGCCACGGCGCCTTGCCGCGCGACAGCGTGCAGTTGCCGCGCCTGCTGAAACAGGCGCGCAAGAGCGGCATCGTGCGTCACGTGGGGCCGGGCCGCAACATCTGGTCCAACGTGCATATCGACGATGTCGTCAGCCTGTATTTGCTGGCGCTGGAAAAGTCGCCGGCCGGCACGTTTTACTTCGTCGAGTCGGGCGAAGCAGCTTTCCATGACATGACGGCCGCCATCGCCGAGGCACTGGACCTGGGGCCCGCGCAGGATTGGCCGTTGCCCGAGGCGATAGCCGAATGGGGTTACGAGATGGCTTCCTACGGCCTTGGCTCCAACAGCCGCGTGCGCGGCGAGCGGGCGCGCAAGCTGCTGGGCTGGCAGCCGCAGGGCCCGTCCGTGCTGGCATGGATCGGGAACGACATGCTGCATCCGCCGCACGCCATCGCTGTTTGA
- a CDS encoding LiaF transmembrane domain-containing protein produces the protein MKPEPAYCRRTQLLWGVLLIAIGAIILLDRLDVIYLHDYYSLWHYWPVILVVFGLNKLLTPVSAKQVLSGLWLIFFAAWWYVSYEELWNLSFYNSWPALLIAWGVGLVLEPLLNKHFIAYRESEHEK, from the coding sequence GTGAAACCTGAACCAGCTTATTGCCGCCGTACCCAGCTGCTGTGGGGCGTGCTGCTGATCGCCATCGGCGCCATCATCTTGCTGGACCGGCTCGATGTGATCTATCTCCACGATTATTATTCACTATGGCATTATTGGCCGGTGATACTGGTCGTCTTCGGCTTGAACAAGCTGCTCACGCCCGTGTCCGCCAAACAGGTGCTGAGCGGTCTGTGGCTGATCTTTTTCGCCGCCTGGTGGTATGTGTCGTATGAAGAACTGTGGAACCTGAGTTTTTATAACAGCTGGCCCGCCTTGCTGATCGCCTGGGGCGTGGGTCTCGTGCTGGAGCCGCTGTTGAACAAACATTTTATTGCCTACCGGGAGTCCGAGCATGAAAAATAA